From the genome of Lysinibacter sp. HNR:
GCACCGAGGGTGAACTGTGGGGCTGGGGAGAACGCGGAAGCCAGGTGCTCGGTGGCAATGACTACACCGTTTCGGGCAATACCGTGCAGATACCACTACCGGAAGGCGTTTCTTTTACGCAGATCGAACCGGTCTGGGGTGCAGCCCTGGGTCTCACTAACGAGGGCAAAATTTATGCTTGGGGCACACCCTTTAACTACACAAACAACCCCATTCTCGGCCGTGGCGTAGAAAACGTACCCACACCCACCCTGCTCCCCCTCCCCGCAGAATTACAGGACATTGTGTTTGCCTCACTCCACGCGGGTACTTCCGCAACCAACGCCGGTGCACTCACCGCCAACGGCACTCTCTACATCTGGGGCTCTAACACCAACGGTGAGTTAGGAATCGGAACGTCAAATAGCACCGGAGATGAAATCCCTCGTTTGGTGCCCGGAACGTTTGCCACCTACTCAAAGGCTAGAAACAGCCTAGCAATCAACGAACACGGCCAAGCTATGACCTGGGGCAGCAACTCCAACGGATCTCTCGGTCTCGGCAACATGAACACGCCCATTACTTCACCCCAGACCGCTTTTAACTTCGAGGTCTCCGCAATTTCTTTTGGCGAAAAGTCATCTGTCGGGGAATTGCGTCCGCACCCGGAAAATCCTAACAGCTTCATCGTCTCTGCCCCTCCACATCCGGTCGGCACGGTGGACCTTACAGTGGACACGGTTATCCCCCAGCTCGATAAGCAAGGCCCCTCGTTTACCATTTCCGAAAGATATCGTTATTACGATCCGGCCATACCTATTTTTAGTAACAACGAGACACACTACGAAGTCACGAACGACCCCGGGGTGATCGCAGATGGAGATTCTGCACAGATCATAACCGCACAGCTCACCGACGAAGCCTACGACAAAGTTTCTGGGATGTCAGACAGCCTCACAGCATCCACCACACGTGATCTGGGCGGGGGTTCAGTCTCAGACTTCAGCGAGACCGAATTGGGAGTGTACACCGCACAGATCACCTCTTTCATCGCGGGAGAGGCACCCATTATCGTCTCGTATACGTCACCAGACGGCAAAACGGTTAACCTCAATGTTGGGGTGGATGCCGCGGGTCATCCTCTGAACTCAACCGCCACTTTCCAACCGGCCCCAACCATTCCCAACAAACCAGAGACTCCCGAGGAGCCGGTGCATCCTAACCTTCCCGACGAGCCCAACACTCCGAGTCTTCCCCAAGATCCCGGCAATCCGGGGAACGACTGGTCTCGCGTAAACGGGCCTGAAGGCGCTTTTCCTCACCAATCTGCTCATCATGAGGAGAAGCTTACTCAAACCGGGGTGAATACGATCCCTGCAGTATTGCTAGCGGGTCTGACAATCTTCACCGGGGGCATCCTCCTGTTTCGTCGTCTGAGCCACCAGCGTATGCGCCACCCCGAATAGGGCGTGCACTACGTTATACCCACGGTTACGGCGACCTCTAACATCGTGCGTTCACCGCGCGCGACGCAGCGCGGCACCAAGCCGTTTGTCCCGCTCTTTTTCTTGGACGCTGAGTGGAAGTCTAACCGTGCCCTAAAGAGCGACTTTCAGATTGCGCAAGCTCGCAAAACCGGACGCCGCGTCGGTGCAATCCTCTACACGGTAAAGAATTAATGCGGGTAAGAACAAATCTGCTGACAATAACTCCTCGCGCTGACCTCTATAATCTTGCATAATTACCACAGCGGGCAGTTCTTTCTCCAGTTGCTAACCGCGTACGACCACTGACACCTTGGAATCAACCAGCGAGATAACGGCAATCTCTGAGTGATGGCATCAAAGGTCCCACCGTGGCTCTCACGGTAAACCGTAGGGTGTGAGATCGAATCGCTCGATGAGCATACCCGGCCAGAAGGTCCAGTGCATCACCGGGAACCGGCGGCCTACGCACGCACGATCGGCGCAACCAGGTCACCGAAACGCGCAATCGAATCGTTTACAAGCTCGCGCGGCGCACCACCAAGGTCAGTGAAACCGAGGAGGCGCTCTACCCCCAGTTCCTGTTTCAAATCAAGGATCTTCTCAGCAACCTGCTCTGGGCCCCCGACCATCAGCGCACCCCACCGAGCCGCAAGCTGCTGCATGGAGGCCATATCCATACGCGCATTCAAGCTGTTGGCAAGATAGCTGCGGTAGTAAGGGAAAAAGTCCTTGAGAGCAGCCTCAGGACTCTCACCCACATAGAAATGACTGCTGATAGCAACACGGAGTGTCTCCTCCGCATGGCCCGCCCGCTCCCCGGCATCACGGTATACGTCGATCACACGCTTTGCCCGGTCGATAGTTCCTCCGAGAAGCCCCAGAGCCATGGGAAGACCCAGCAGACCTGCCCGCTCGGCACTGGAAGCGCTACCCGAAAGACCAACCCAAACGGGGAAGCCTTGCTCGTCACGAGGGGTGATCACCGCGTTGCGAAGAGCAGTGCGGAAACGACCGTCCCAGTTGAGCACGGGCTCCTCGCGGAGGCGAAGTAGCAGGTCAAGCTTTTCGGCGAAGATCTCATCGTACTGCGAGACATCCTCCCCGAAGATCGCAAAAGGCTCGGCAAAAGCACTGCGACCCGCGATGACCTCAGCCCGCCCTTTACTCACAAGATTCAGTGTCGCAAAATCCTCATACACACGAACAGGGTCAAGAACGCTGAGAACCGTCGACGCCGTGGTCAAAGCGATGCGTGACGTGGCCCCGGCGACCGCGGCTAGAACCACAGCTGGCGACGAAACAGCAAATCCAGCCCCGTGATGTTCACCGACGCCAAAAACATCAAGTCCGTGTTTCTCAGCCAAAAGACCGTACCCGACGATGTCATCGGTTCTTGCTGCGTCCGACGGTCTGGTGTCCGGGCTGACATCAGCAAGTGAGAAAATACCGAGTTCCATGGTTCCTCCTGTTGGGATGGGCAGAGCGCAACTTCAAATCTTGGTGCGTTGATACTCAACACAAAAGATCATGATGCTATTCCAGGGCTTGTGGGCAGCCCTTTCGAAAGCAGACTTTTGGACACTCTCGCAATTCACGGGATTGCTCTTCACCCTTTAGATACGCCACAGTACGCCGCTCACGGGTTCAGCGAGTGTGCATCGCACAGCGAACTGAAGCGTCCTGGGTTTAGTAGCGATGTTATAAGGGAATAGGAATACCACGGTACTGTCACACCCCGATCACGGATCGAGCTACAGGTTTCTGGTCTACACTGAATGAGCGCGTAAGCTCCGCGCGGTACCCTCGACCAGAACCGTGGGCGATAGCTAGGGTCATACCCTCGCGGAGACCGTGAACGGGCTTTACAAAACCGAGTTCATCCGGAGGAAAAGACCCTGGAAAACGATTATCGGGCACATGACAATCACGCAGTTTTTAGTTGCATTATTCACCCCAGGATTGATGTTATCTCGAGAATTGAGTTTACTCGGGCACTCTTCCGTGGGATGCCTGCCACTACCCTCAGGGAGCTTTTGCCATAATGGCAACTGTGCAGAGTGAGCGACCACCCTGCGATAAAAGATGCGATCTACCAACTCACAACAATCTTATAATTTTGGTCTACAAGATCATTTACGCATTGACGAGCCGCTCACACAACCGACTGTGAGAGGCCGAATTCCGGATTGGCCATCCCGGTAACATATCGCCGGGATAGCCAACCCGGAGGTTCCTATGTTCACTGATACATATTCAGGTCAGAAACCTCAGCAGTTGAAAGCCACCCTAGGCGGCTTTCCAATATCCGTTCGCTGCGGCGACGGTCTGAAAATTGATGGCGATAACCTGTGACACCGCAACAAGACTGTCGGGATCGTCCGCATAAATGGGTCGAAGGCGTGTGAGTACCTCAGTGTCAGGTTGAGTAAGTTTCACCCCCGTCCGGGAAAGCTTGATTGCAAGCGCGTAGCCCTCCTCAGGGGTGTCGGTGAAAAGCGTCGGAAGCCAGGATTTGGACATGATCATCCTCTCTAGATTGTGTGCAGCCGAGTTGTGCACACACGATCATACACCTCTCATCCGAGATAAAGTGAGAGGCATAAATGCCCCCGTCGCTCCTCGCACCGCACGGCTTGATGACCAACTCTGCTTCGCGCTCACGACCGCACCTCAGGCTGTTTCAGGCACCGACCACATAGGGCTCGGCGGAAAAGCGCAGGTGACTACACGGTTCCGCTCGTGCGCAGACCACGGTCGATGAAATCGATCATCCAAGCAAAACTGTCATCACTATCGGCTTGAAGTCGGAAACCACCCGCAACCTCAATCGTCGCAAACCCATACATAAAGCTGCGCAGCAGTCGCAGGGCATGGATCTGGTCGGCAGGGTCTATTCGATAACCGTAGAGAATAGCCCCGAAAGAATTCAGCAGCCTGTCGATGGCCGCACTGAGCGGATCGTTCGGGCCGGTGGGGCCTCGCTCATTAAGCGCGGCGTAACGCCCGGGATGAGCCCTGATATAGAGGCGTAGCGCGTTCGCGGCTGCAGCCAGCGCATCGCGACCAGCCAGTCCTTGTATCGCGTCACGGAGGGCATCGCCGAGTTCATGTGCGGCAAGCACAGCAATGCGGTGGGTCAGATCGGCTAGACCGTTAACATGCTTGTACAGCGACGGCGTTTTCACCCCGATTCGCTCAGCGACGAGGTTCATACCCAGCTGGGGAAATCCGATCTCATCTGCAAGAGCGGCAGCCGCCGCGGTGACGGCAGAGGCGTCAAGACCAAGCCTAGGCACGGTTATCATGCTTTTCCGAAACAAAGGCGCTCCTCAGGAAGGGCAGCACCAGTTCGAGCACCTTTGCAGGGGTTTCCACATGCGGATAGTGACCCGCATCATCAATGACGGCCAGCGTGCCGAGTCCGGCGGGGAGGTCATCAATAATTTTCTTGCCCTCTTTGTGAGGTTCAGCCCAATCGGGGTCTGCACTGCCCTCAATAATCAGGACCGGGCAGCGCACGTTTTGCAATTGATCCCCGGCATCCACCGGAGAGGTTTTGGCCATTGCCTGCAACACAGCCATACTTTCCGGGTCGCGCAACATCGTTTCAATACGTGCCCGTTCCTGTTCCCAATCGGTCGGCTTGTTGGGGATCGCAAGGTCAAGGTAGTTCAACCAACTTGTAAGGTTTCCCCTCATCATGACCTGTGCCAATCGAATCATTCCGGTTCGATGCCGACGGCTGCGTAACAGTCCGATCATGCTTGGGGATTGTTTTCGGGTGAAAGGTGCCAATTCGATAATTCCGGCGATAAGGTCGGGAGCCATTGCCGCAGAGATTGTTGCCGCCCCACCACTGATGGACTGCCCCACGATCACTGCCGGAGCGCCCAGATGCTGCACTACTGCAACAAGATCTCCCGCAATATCAGTGCGTTCGTAGCGTTCCCACCCCGTGCTGGAATCACCGTGCCCACGAATGTCAACGTTTGCAACCCGGTATCCCGCTGCAACAAGTTCGGGCATCAGGAAACGATAGGAGTGCCGGCTATCCCCCATTCCGTGAGCGAGCACGACAAGCGGCCCCTCCCCGTCAACCTCATAGGCGATCTTTCCACCACCGATGTCTATCTGTTCGAACACGTTTACCTCCAAAAGCTAATCTAATTACTTATAAGCTACTATGATTAGCTAAAACTGTCAATACTGCTCTATCGACCAACAAAACCAAGTCACGCCGAGTGTGATCAATACAATGCAGATGCAGTCTCGGTGCCATCCGATGTGACAGTAGGATGGCGCAGGAACGATTATCGTCACTCCTAATACTTGAAAACCGGGAAGTGAGGTCGTGATCGCGTATCGCCCAAAAGAACGCATCCGTAAGCTCTACGGGTGCACTGATTGAGACGTCGCGCGTGGTATGTTGACCAAGGTTGTGAAACGCTGTCGGAAGTCATCGATAATTAGGGCATTTTTCAAAGTAAGCCCAGGAACCGTACGCTTTAAGATTCTTACCGAAGGTCTCTCCCTGAGCGATACTCACGGACATGACCGATAAGTTTCACAGAGACTGCTCACCAAAAAATTACTCAACCAGCACCATATGTGAAGCCCAGCATCCACCCACAGAAACGCGCCTCAGTTTTCATCAGTGGCCACATGAAACCACAAGGAGATAGTTCACGGGCACTACCCGATGGTGAAACCTCAAATAGGCATCTATTTCAACCTTACGCAACAGATGAAGTGATCGTGAATGCGTTGTTCGGAATTGGTTTCCGCCTCTGCATCCAGCGCGCTCTGTTGCCCCTAGTACTAGCAGGTGTCTGCCCTGGAATTTCTCCGCACCCAATGGTGGCGGTCAATAACCCCTTGACCCTAAGCGTCCAAACGGCATTATCTAACCCGAGATGCTTCATGGCGGGTCGTCACTTTGATGATGCCCGCTGGTTTATTTGGACGCTCGTGGCTCCTTTGCTTCGCACAAATACACAGTGCTATCCCTCTAGAACAGGAAACACACATCCGTGATCCAACTGCTCGGATCAGGGTTCTGAGCTGGGCTCACTAGGTAAATATTAAACATTGGCCCGGTTGTTATGTTGTTATCTGCGATAGCCGCTCATCCTGATCCATAACGTCAGTAAACACCCTTCCACAATGTCAGATTCAAGTTGCCAAGCATGACTTTCCCGAAATAACTCACTGATCAAACTCAAACTTCCGATCTACTGCTCTTAACAGCAGCCCCCGCAGGATCGGCGCTGTCGCGTGGCGTTAGGGGTCGTAGACGCTCAGGGATCGGCCCTCACCCGTTTATCGACAGCAGCTGCGTCATCACCGATGATCACTCGCCACTCTCCACGCTCAACTGCCTGAAGGATCATACTCGCAGCAGACTCGCTCGACACTGGCTCGTATCCAGCAAAAACCGCGTCAAGTGCGCGCCCCCAGCTGCGCGGCGGGGCAGGCATCCCGGTGCGCACATGGCCCGCCAACACCAAGACAGCGGATAGGTGCGGGGCGTTCCGCTGAAAATCGACCACGAGCGACTCGGTAAACCCTCGCACCGCGAACTTAGCAGAGGAGTAGGCCGAATGCGGAGTGCGAGACCCAAGGCCAGCCCAGAGAGCATTCACCGAGGCCGTGCTGACCACGGCACCTTGGTCTGCGGCAAGCAACATCGGCAAGAACTCTCGCGTGCAGTTGTAGGTGCCGACCACGACACCGCAAATGTACGTTCCCATTCCCCCGGTGGCGAGGCCACAAACGACATCCCGCCGATAGCGCCAGCATTGTTGAACAGGAAGTGGACCTGATCTGTGCCGTGTTCCCTCGCAACGTCGTGTTGGAACTCGCTCACAGCGAGACGATCAGATACATCACACACATGCGCGGTGACCCGCACAGTCGCATCCAGACTCCGCGCCCTGCGAACCGAAGATTGCAGTCTCTCCGCGTTCAGATCGCAGGCGGCAACATGCACCCCTCGACGCACAAGCGCGAACATCAAATCACGCCCGATACCCGATGCCGCGCCCGTGATCACCGCTATACGATCACGGAAACTATCAAACGGGGGCACCCCACCAACGATACCATTCGAGGTTTTTATGGACCACCAACTGTGACACATGCCCCGACTCATCACATTGGTGGATCTGAGGGGACTCGAACCCCTGACCCCCTGCATGCCATGCAGGTGCGCTACCAGCTGCGCCACAGACCCAGGAAGTCAGACAAATGCTCGCCTGACAACTTCTCAATTCTACAACACAAAAACCTTCAGAGTAAAATCAAGAACAACACGAGATTGTCTAAGCCGAAGATGCCTCGGTAAAGCCCTGCACATCAATTACCGGGCAATCCTTCCAGAGACGCTCTAGATCATAGTATGCAC
Proteins encoded in this window:
- a CDS encoding LLM class flavin-dependent oxidoreductase; the encoded protein is MELGIFSLADVSPDTRPSDAARTDDIVGYGLLAEKHGLDVFGVGEHHGAGFAVSSPAVVLAAVAGATSRIALTTASTVLSVLDPVRVYEDFATLNLVSKGRAEVIAGRSAFAEPFAIFGEDVSQYDEIFAEKLDLLLRLREEPVLNWDGRFRTALRNAVITPRDEQGFPVWVGLSGSASSAERAGLLGLPMALGLLGGTIDRAKRVIDVYRDAGERAGHAEETLRVAISSHFYVGESPEAALKDFFPYYRSYLANSLNARMDMASMQQLAARWGALMVGGPEQVAEKILDLKQELGVERLLGFTDLGGAPRELVNDSIARFGDLVAPIVRA
- a CDS encoding hexameric tyrosine-coordinated heme protein; this translates as MSKSWLPTLFTDTPEEGYALAIKLSRTGVKLTQPDTEVLTRLRPIYADDPDSLVAVSQVIAINFQTVAAANGYWKAA
- a CDS encoding TetR-like C-terminal domain-containing protein; the encoded protein is MITVPRLGLDASAVTAAAAALADEIGFPQLGMNLVAERIGVKTPSLYKHVNGLADLTHRIAVLAAHELGDALRDAIQGLAGRDALAAAANALRLYIRAHPGRYAALNERGPTGPNDPLSAAIDRLLNSFGAILYGYRIDPADQIHALRLLRSFMYGFATIEVAGGFRLQADSDDSFAWMIDFIDRGLRTSGTV
- a CDS encoding alpha/beta hydrolase; the protein is MFEQIDIGGGKIAYEVDGEGPLVVLAHGMGDSRHSYRFLMPELVAAGYRVANVDIRGHGDSSTGWERYERTDIAGDLVAVVQHLGAPAVIVGQSISGGAATISAAMAPDLIAGIIELAPFTRKQSPSMIGLLRSRRHRTGMIRLAQVMMRGNLTSWLNYLDLAIPNKPTDWEQERARIETMLRDPESMAVLQAMAKTSPVDAGDQLQNVRCPVLIIEGSADPDWAEPHKEGKKIIDDLPAGLGTLAVIDDAGHYPHVETPAKVLELVLPFLRSAFVSEKHDNRA
- a CDS encoding SDR family oxidoreductase, with product MGTYICGVVVGTYNCTREFLPMLLAADQGAVVSTASVNALWAGLGSRTPHSAYSSAKFAVRGFTESLVVDFQRNAPHLSAVLVLAGHVRTGMPAPPRSWGRALDAVFAGYEPVSSESAASMILQAVERGEWRVIIGDDAAAVDKRVRADP